From one Alicyclobacillus acidocaldarius subsp. acidocaldarius Tc-4-1 genomic stretch:
- the shc gene encoding squalene--hopene cyclase, translated as MAEQLVEAPAYARTLDRAVEYLLSCQKDEGYWWGPLLSNVTMEAEYVLLCHILDRVDRDRMEKIRRYLLHEQREDGTWALYPGGPPDLDTTIEAYVALKYIGMSRDEEPMQKALRFIQSQGGIESSRVFTRMWLALVGEYPWEKVPMVPPEIMFLGKRMPLNIYEFGSWARATVVALSIVMSRQPVFPLPEHARVPELYETNVPPRRRGAKGGGGRIFDALDAALHWYQKLSVHPFRRAAEIRALDWLLERQAGDGSWGGIQPPWFYALIALKILDMTQHPAFIKGWEGLELYGVDLDYGGWMFQASISPVWDTGLAVLALRAAGLPADHDRLVKAGEWLLDRQITVPGDWAVKRPNLKPGGFAFQFDNVYYPDVDDTAVVVWALNTLRLPDERRRRDAMTKGFRWIVGMQSSNGGWGAYDVDNTSDLPNHIPFCDFGEVTDPPSEDVTAHVLECFGSFGYDDAWKVIQRAVAYLKREQKPDGSWFGRWGVNYLYGTGAVVSALKAVGIDMREPYIQKALDWVEQHQNPDGGWGEDCRSYEDPAYAGKGASTPSQTAWALMALIAGGRADSEAARRGVQYLVETQRPDGGWDEPYYTGTGFPGDFYLGYTMYRHVFPTLALGRYKQAIERR; from the coding sequence ATGGCTGAGCAGTTGGTGGAAGCGCCGGCCTACGCGCGGACGCTGGATCGCGCGGTGGAATATCTCCTCTCCTGCCAGAAGGACGAAGGCTACTGGTGGGGGCCGCTTCTGAGCAACGTCACGATGGAAGCGGAGTACGTCCTCTTGTGCCACATTCTCGATCGCGTCGATCGCGACCGCATGGAGAAGATCCGGCGTTACCTGTTGCACGAGCAGCGCGAGGACGGCACGTGGGCCCTCTACCCGGGTGGGCCGCCGGACCTCGACACGACTATCGAGGCGTACGTGGCGCTCAAGTACATCGGCATGTCGCGCGACGAAGAGCCGATGCAGAAGGCGCTGCGGTTCATCCAGAGCCAAGGGGGAATCGAGTCGTCGCGCGTCTTCACGCGGATGTGGCTGGCGCTCGTCGGCGAATATCCGTGGGAGAAGGTCCCCATGGTTCCCCCGGAAATCATGTTCCTCGGCAAGCGCATGCCGCTCAACATCTACGAGTTTGGGTCGTGGGCCCGGGCCACGGTCGTGGCGCTCTCGATTGTGATGAGCCGCCAGCCGGTATTCCCGCTGCCCGAGCACGCGCGCGTGCCCGAACTGTACGAGACCAATGTGCCGCCGCGCCGGCGAGGGGCCAAGGGAGGCGGCGGGCGGATCTTCGACGCGCTCGACGCCGCGTTGCACTGGTATCAGAAGCTGTCCGTGCACCCGTTCCGCCGCGCGGCCGAGATTCGCGCCCTGGACTGGCTGCTTGAGCGCCAGGCCGGCGACGGCAGTTGGGGCGGGATTCAGCCGCCTTGGTTTTACGCGCTCATTGCGCTTAAGATTCTCGACATGACGCAGCATCCGGCGTTCATCAAGGGCTGGGAAGGCCTCGAGCTGTACGGCGTGGATCTGGACTACGGCGGCTGGATGTTTCAGGCCTCCATCTCGCCCGTGTGGGACACAGGGCTCGCGGTGCTCGCGCTGCGCGCTGCCGGGCTTCCGGCCGATCACGACCGCTTGGTCAAGGCGGGCGAGTGGCTGTTGGACCGGCAGATCACCGTCCCGGGCGACTGGGCGGTGAAGCGTCCGAATCTCAAGCCGGGCGGGTTCGCGTTCCAGTTCGACAACGTGTACTACCCGGACGTGGACGACACGGCCGTCGTGGTTTGGGCGCTCAACACCCTGCGCCTGCCGGACGAGCGCCGCAGGCGAGACGCCATGACGAAGGGATTCCGCTGGATTGTCGGCATGCAGAGCTCGAACGGCGGTTGGGGCGCTTACGACGTCGACAACACGAGCGATCTCCCGAACCACATCCCCTTCTGCGACTTCGGCGAAGTGACCGATCCGCCTTCAGAGGACGTCACCGCCCACGTGCTCGAGTGTTTCGGCAGCTTTGGGTACGATGACGCCTGGAAGGTGATCCAGCGCGCGGTGGCCTACCTCAAGCGGGAGCAGAAGCCGGACGGCAGCTGGTTCGGTCGCTGGGGCGTGAACTACCTGTACGGCACGGGCGCCGTGGTGTCGGCGCTGAAGGCGGTCGGGATCGACATGCGCGAGCCGTACATTCAAAAGGCGCTCGATTGGGTGGAGCAGCATCAGAACCCGGACGGCGGCTGGGGCGAGGACTGCCGCTCGTACGAGGACCCGGCGTACGCGGGCAAGGGCGCGAGCACCCCATCGCAGACGGCGTGGGCGCTGATGGCGCTCATCGCGGGCGGCAGGGCGGATTCCGAGGCCGCGCGCCGAGGCGTACAATACCTCGTGGAGACGCAGCGCCCGGACGGCGGCTGGGATGAGCCATACTACACCGGCACGGGCTTCCCAGGGGATTTCTACCTCGGCTACACCATGTACCGCCACGTGTTTCCGACGCTCGCGCTCGGCCGCTACAAGCAAGCCATCGAGCGCAGGTGA
- a CDS encoding S1C family serine protease, with protein MRFYRPRSDSGFFYEPGGTLRWIVTVVVSALVGAGATLGVVAATRNESLSLNTTSNSAPPASTTKPMSVNVNINDDITQVVKKVEPDVVAVVNYTTTSNFFTQQSQTQESDIGSGVYFYRNGDNAYIVTNNHVVQGGSKVQIVLMTNKRVNATVVGTDPYTDLAVLRVPASTFPGIQPAQFANSDDIQVGEPAIAIGTPMGLDFADTVTAGIISGDQRMMPVEDPTSDAVLDYQPVIQTDAAINPGNSGGPLLNAAGQVVGINCSKIVAPNFEGMGFAIPSNEVLNIAFQIIKTGHAVHPALGIEGIDLSSIPSGYLPDNIPVDYGVYIESVDSANAKRAGLQQGDVIIALNGKTVQSIADLRTELFTLKPGQTVPIVVYRGDRKLTLQIKIGEEQSPNTTESGNSSNQSSQNPFGSGGGSIFPNPFNSTNPFGY; from the coding sequence ATGCGCTTCTATCGTCCGCGCTCGGACAGCGGCTTCTTCTACGAACCTGGTGGGACGTTGCGCTGGATTGTGACCGTGGTGGTGTCGGCGCTCGTCGGCGCGGGCGCGACACTCGGTGTGGTGGCCGCCACGCGAAACGAGAGCCTGTCGCTCAACACCACCAGCAACTCGGCGCCGCCGGCTTCGACCACCAAGCCCATGTCGGTGAATGTGAACATCAACGACGACATCACACAGGTCGTGAAGAAGGTCGAGCCTGACGTCGTGGCGGTGGTGAACTACACCACCACCAGCAACTTCTTCACGCAGCAGTCGCAGACCCAGGAGTCGGACATCGGCTCGGGCGTTTACTTTTACAGGAACGGGGACAATGCGTACATCGTCACCAACAACCACGTGGTGCAGGGCGGATCGAAAGTGCAAATTGTCCTCATGACGAACAAGCGGGTCAACGCGACGGTGGTGGGGACGGATCCGTACACGGACCTTGCGGTCCTGCGCGTGCCTGCCTCCACGTTCCCGGGCATCCAACCGGCCCAATTTGCGAATTCGGACGACATCCAGGTGGGCGAGCCCGCGATTGCCATCGGCACGCCGATGGGACTGGACTTTGCTGACACGGTGACGGCCGGGATCATCAGCGGCGATCAGCGGATGATGCCGGTCGAGGACCCGACGTCGGACGCGGTGCTCGACTATCAGCCCGTCATCCAGACGGACGCGGCCATCAACCCCGGCAACAGCGGCGGGCCCCTGTTGAACGCGGCGGGGCAGGTCGTTGGCATCAACTGTAGCAAGATCGTGGCGCCCAACTTCGAAGGCATGGGCTTTGCCATCCCGTCGAACGAAGTGCTGAACATCGCGTTCCAGATCATCAAGACGGGTCACGCGGTCCACCCGGCGCTCGGCATCGAAGGCATCGACTTGTCCAGCATCCCGAGCGGATACCTGCCGGACAACATCCCTGTGGACTACGGCGTGTACATTGAGTCGGTGGATTCAGCCAACGCCAAGCGCGCAGGTCTGCAGCAGGGAGACGTGATCATCGCCCTCAACGGCAAGACGGTGCAGTCCATCGCGGATCTTCGGACGGAACTGTTCACGCTGAAGCCCGGTCAGACCGTGCCCATCGTGGTGTACCGCGGCGATAGGAAGTTGACCCTTCAGATCAAGATTGGCGAGGAACAGTCGCCGAACACGACGGAGAGCGGCAATTCGTCGAACCAGTCGTCGCAGAACCCGTTCGGCTCTGGGGGAGGAAGCATCTTCCCAAATCCGTTCAATTCGACAAACCCGTTTGGGTACTAA
- a CDS encoding phytoene/squalene synthase family protein: protein MNLASAYEYCARRTREAGSSFYYGMRMLPPAKRRAMYAIYAWSRLCDDAVDDHTGADAASHLATAERIYQAAYADDYLASSHPVVVALGDAVRRYSIPQEPFAHLIRGMRVDMAPVRLKSQADLDAYCDDVAGTVGLMCVHIFGFRDPRALDLARDMGRALQITNILRDLAEDLARDRVYLPEEEMERFGYSLADLSERRMTPAFFAVMRAQAERAKAYYARAAELFSLVEPDSLRCLSMLYVMYRRLLDKIEARGFRVFDERISLSGSQKLRLVWGVLWNKRAIGSSS from the coding sequence ATGAATCTGGCTTCGGCCTACGAATACTGCGCGCGGCGCACGCGCGAAGCCGGCAGCTCATTTTATTACGGGATGCGCATGCTGCCGCCCGCCAAGCGCCGCGCCATGTACGCCATCTACGCGTGGAGCCGTCTCTGTGACGACGCCGTGGACGATCACACCGGCGCCGATGCCGCCTCCCACCTCGCCACCGCCGAGCGCATCTACCAGGCCGCCTACGCCGACGACTACCTCGCGTCGTCCCATCCCGTCGTCGTGGCGCTGGGAGACGCCGTGCGGCGCTACAGCATCCCGCAGGAGCCGTTCGCCCATCTCATCCGCGGCATGCGGGTCGACATGGCGCCCGTGCGCCTCAAGTCCCAGGCCGATCTCGACGCCTACTGCGACGACGTGGCCGGCACCGTCGGACTCATGTGCGTGCACATCTTCGGCTTTCGCGACCCACGCGCGCTCGACCTCGCCCGGGACATGGGCCGCGCGCTGCAAATCACCAACATCCTGCGCGATCTCGCCGAAGACCTCGCGCGCGACCGCGTGTATCTGCCGGAAGAGGAAATGGAGCGGTTCGGCTATTCCCTAGCCGATCTCTCCGAGCGGCGCATGACGCCCGCCTTTTTCGCCGTCATGCGGGCACAGGCCGAGCGCGCGAAGGCGTACTACGCGCGCGCCGCGGAGCTGTTTTCGCTCGTGGAACCCGACAGTCTCCGCTGCCTGAGCATGCTGTACGTCATGTATCGGCGCCTCTTGGACAAGATTGAGGCGCGCGGCTTTCGGGTCTTCGATGAGCGCATCTCGCTCAGTGGATCGCAGAAATTGAGGCTGGTGTGGGGGGTCCTATGGAACAAGCGCGCGATCGGATCATCGTCGTAG
- the hpnE gene encoding hydroxysqualene dehydroxylase HpnE: MEQARDRIIVVGAGFAGVSAVHHLLCAGVPGERVLLLERAPHVGGRAFSFVDRESGHVLDNGQHVLLGCCTAFTRLLHELTRHPGVCFQPLLSIPVYANGRFCSIESRRLPGPLHLVPSLLRYAHVSLDGRLRIAQAAFAMLAARPDHLDAHSFRAFLERHGQTDDVIRLVWDLVGTAILNGHAGDISAGLAVESFQIGFLRGPEPSRLGLFTRPLGDLAAEAVASLQARGVELRRGRAVRVVADETGVTSVRLADGSSLSARCVILAVPHDQARSVLPDGAIDRTAWLARVRYSPILNVYLEYPHAVMEADVAASYAMGGMFVFNRGRLLGNAELDGRLLSISISAADAYRSWAADEIAREVEAAVAEMFPAAREVGARWGKVVWQPKATFLAEPELGLRRPGVRSRLRGLYLAGDWVDTGWPACLEGAVRSGEMAAAAAREDGLA; encoded by the coding sequence ATGGAACAAGCGCGCGATCGGATCATCGTCGTAGGTGCGGGTTTTGCGGGCGTGAGCGCGGTCCACCACCTGCTTTGCGCCGGTGTGCCTGGGGAACGCGTCCTGCTCTTGGAGCGCGCGCCGCACGTGGGCGGCCGCGCCTTTTCCTTTGTCGACCGGGAGTCGGGTCACGTGTTGGACAATGGCCAGCACGTGCTCCTCGGGTGCTGCACGGCCTTTACGCGCCTCTTGCACGAATTGACCCGCCATCCGGGCGTTTGCTTTCAGCCGCTTCTGTCCATCCCGGTGTATGCCAACGGGCGCTTTTGTTCCATCGAAAGCCGCAGGCTCCCCGGACCGCTTCACCTCGTGCCCTCGCTCCTCCGGTACGCGCACGTCTCGCTCGACGGGCGCCTGCGCATCGCTCAGGCCGCGTTCGCCATGCTCGCCGCCCGCCCCGATCATCTCGACGCGCACTCGTTCCGCGCCTTTCTTGAGCGCCACGGCCAGACGGACGACGTCATCCGCCTCGTCTGGGATCTCGTCGGCACCGCCATTTTGAACGGCCACGCCGGCGACATCTCTGCGGGGCTCGCCGTCGAATCGTTCCAGATAGGCTTTTTGCGCGGCCCCGAACCGAGCCGGCTCGGCCTCTTCACGCGCCCGCTTGGCGATCTCGCCGCGGAAGCCGTGGCGTCCCTCCAAGCGCGCGGAGTCGAGCTGCGGCGCGGCCGCGCGGTCCGGGTCGTCGCGGACGAAACCGGCGTGACGAGCGTGCGGCTGGCGGACGGATCGTCGCTTTCTGCGCGATGCGTCATCCTCGCCGTCCCGCACGATCAGGCGCGATCGGTCCTTCCTGACGGCGCCATCGACCGGACGGCGTGGCTCGCGCGTGTGCGCTACAGCCCGATTTTGAACGTGTACCTCGAGTATCCGCACGCAGTGATGGAGGCGGACGTCGCGGCCTCGTACGCGATGGGCGGCATGTTCGTCTTCAACCGCGGCCGGCTCTTGGGCAACGCCGAACTCGACGGGCGCCTTTTGTCCATCTCCATCTCGGCCGCGGACGCGTATCGCTCGTGGGCCGCGGACGAGATCGCCCGCGAAGTGGAGGCGGCGGTGGCCGAGATGTTTCCCGCCGCGAGGGAAGTGGGTGCACGCTGGGGCAAGGTGGTCTGGCAGCCGAAGGCGACGTTTCTCGCGGAGCCGGAGTTGGGGCTCAGGCGCCCGGGTGTGCGCTCCCGCCTCAGGGGCCTGTACCTCGCCGGCGACTGGGTCGACACGGGCTGGCCGGCCTGCCTGGAGGGGGCCGTTCGGAGCGGCGAAATGGCTGCCGCGGCTGCCCGCGAGGACGGATTGGCGTGA
- the hpnA gene encoding hopanoid-associated sugar epimerase: MLAFVTGGSGFVGYHVARVLVEHGHRVRALVRDPGRAPHLKALGVDMIQGDLATGEGLRAGIDGCDAVFHVAAHYSLDPRDDALMYAANVEGTRRVLEAVREAGGPRLVYTSSTAAVKLRHDGQPSTEADGFNDPDRVVSTYKRTKVLAERLVMQAAAEGMDVVVVNPSTPVGPYDVKPTPTGRIVLDTMLGRMPGYVETGLNLVAVEDVAIGHLLAYERGRAGERYILGNRNMHFGELVRLIAELAGRKPPRLRIPFFAAMAYAVMDERVLAPLLKRPARAPVAGVRLAREPMYFDASKAVRELGLPQSPVEDALLRAIEWFRSAKMA, translated from the coding sequence ATGCTGGCGTTCGTGACCGGGGGATCAGGCTTTGTGGGCTATCACGTCGCCCGGGTGCTGGTCGAACACGGCCACCGCGTGCGCGCGTTGGTGCGCGATCCCGGCCGCGCCCCACATCTCAAGGCGCTCGGCGTGGACATGATTCAGGGCGATCTCGCCACCGGCGAGGGGCTGCGGGCCGGGATCGACGGCTGTGACGCCGTGTTTCACGTGGCGGCGCACTACTCGCTCGATCCGCGCGACGACGCGCTGATGTACGCGGCGAACGTGGAGGGGACGCGCCGCGTGCTTGAGGCGGTCCGCGAGGCCGGTGGCCCGCGGCTCGTCTACACGAGTTCCACTGCGGCGGTCAAGCTGAGACACGACGGCCAGCCGTCGACCGAGGCGGACGGCTTCAACGATCCCGACCGCGTCGTGAGCACGTACAAGCGGACCAAGGTGCTCGCCGAGCGCCTGGTGATGCAGGCTGCCGCCGAGGGCATGGACGTGGTCGTCGTGAATCCTTCCACGCCGGTTGGCCCGTACGATGTGAAGCCGACGCCGACGGGCCGTATTGTGCTCGATACCATGCTCGGCAGGATGCCTGGCTACGTGGAAACGGGACTGAACCTCGTGGCGGTGGAGGACGTGGCCATCGGCCACCTGCTCGCGTATGAGCGAGGACGCGCGGGCGAACGGTACATTCTCGGCAACCGGAACATGCACTTCGGCGAGTTGGTGCGGCTCATTGCGGAGCTCGCTGGACGAAAACCCCCGCGGCTGAGGATTCCCTTTTTCGCGGCCATGGCGTACGCCGTGATGGACGAGCGGGTCCTGGCGCCGCTTTTGAAGCGGCCGGCGCGGGCGCCGGTGGCCGGCGTGCGGCTTGCGAGGGAGCCGATGTACTTCGACGCGTCCAAGGCGGTGCGGGAGCTCGGGCTGCCGCAGTCGCCGGTGGAGGATGCCTTGCTTCGCGCCATCGAATGGTTTCGGAGCGCCAAGATGGCGTGA
- the hpnC gene encoding squalene synthase HpnC yields MESVPVELRGDFEVCRRLTRSHYENFSVVSLFVPRHLRPHFYSVYAFCRGVDDLGDEYAGDRMAALDVYEEELRRAFAGEATTPAFRALQFTIATCNLPMEPFLRLIEANRRDQRKHTYDTWEDLRDYCRYSADPVGRLVLGIFGCLDDERARLSDATCTALQVANHMQDIDRDLALGRIYVPRADLERFGATLDDIRARRATEGVRRCIALEVDRAQALFDEGRRLEALVPPRLARQLKLYRLGGQAILAAIRRQGYNPFAGRPVVSGRQKLRIALSVLAGGANGEGGSA; encoded by the coding sequence ATGGAATCTGTGCCAGTCGAACTCCGAGGCGATTTCGAGGTCTGCCGACGGCTCACGCGGAGTCACTACGAAAATTTCTCGGTGGTGTCGCTGTTCGTGCCGCGCCATCTTCGTCCGCACTTTTATTCGGTTTATGCCTTTTGTCGCGGCGTGGACGATCTCGGCGACGAATATGCGGGAGACCGCATGGCGGCCCTCGACGTCTACGAGGAGGAACTGCGGCGCGCGTTTGCGGGCGAGGCCACCACGCCTGCGTTCCGCGCGCTTCAGTTCACCATCGCCACCTGCAACCTGCCCATGGAGCCGTTTCTTCGGCTCATCGAGGCCAACCGGCGCGATCAGCGCAAGCACACGTACGACACCTGGGAGGACCTTCGCGACTACTGCCGCTATTCGGCCGATCCCGTCGGCCGGCTTGTGCTCGGCATCTTCGGCTGCCTGGACGACGAGCGCGCGCGCCTGTCCGACGCCACTTGCACGGCGCTGCAGGTGGCCAACCACATGCAGGACATCGACCGGGATCTCGCCCTTGGCCGCATCTACGTCCCGCGCGCGGACCTCGAGCGGTTCGGCGCGACGCTGGACGACATTCGCGCCCGGCGGGCGACGGAGGGCGTGCGCCGCTGCATCGCGCTCGAGGTGGATCGCGCCCAGGCGCTGTTCGACGAGGGCCGGAGGCTTGAAGCCCTCGTGCCACCGCGCCTGGCTCGGCAGCTGAAGCTGTACCGCCTCGGCGGCCAGGCCATCCTCGCGGCCATTCGCCGCCAGGGCTACAACCCGTTTGCCGGCAGGCCCGTGGTCTCAGGCAGGCAGAAGCTCCGCATCGCGCTCTCGGTGCTCGCCGGCGGCGCAAACGGCGAAGGAGGGTCGGCATGA
- a CDS encoding Ger(x)C family spore germination protein: MRVKTRKWAVSMLALALVPFVSGCWDRREINDMAFVTACAADRTEDGKYRVTVEVPLPGKISSVGNLGGGGGSSGTKAYFIDSTVGDTFRQANADQQKAMSRQLYFAHMRVFVFGEALARDNIAQAIDVMARVPQNRMTTYLVVSEGPGADVLNTESSMEKTPAEFLRELASQSERHPRTVKRVTEALLAEGQDPYMPLVSVIETTPGDEARRQTYVKVTGLAIFRGPRMVGVLKGREADGVLWALGEIKRPTVTVPAPHGTGHISVIVTRYRTRVAMHRDGEGVSCRITVKAMGTLAENASPYMYEVTQNLPRLEHEASLEIADEIAAGMKALQAMRADPVGLCNRVYRLYPALWHAKKQDWRESLYAHIPVDVHVELDLRNSGNATSPVAIPEEDLKA; this comes from the coding sequence ATGCGCGTGAAGACGCGAAAGTGGGCCGTGAGCATGCTGGCCCTCGCGCTCGTGCCTTTCGTCTCGGGCTGCTGGGACCGCCGAGAGATCAACGACATGGCGTTTGTCACGGCCTGCGCGGCGGATCGCACGGAGGACGGCAAGTACCGTGTGACGGTGGAGGTGCCGCTCCCGGGCAAGATCTCGTCCGTGGGCAACCTCGGTGGGGGCGGCGGATCGAGCGGAACGAAGGCGTATTTCATCGACTCGACGGTAGGCGACACGTTTCGGCAGGCAAACGCAGATCAGCAGAAGGCAATGTCCCGCCAGTTGTACTTTGCGCACATGCGTGTGTTCGTGTTTGGCGAAGCGCTCGCGCGGGACAACATTGCACAGGCCATCGATGTCATGGCGCGCGTGCCGCAGAACCGCATGACGACCTACCTGGTGGTGAGCGAGGGCCCTGGCGCCGACGTACTGAACACCGAGTCGAGCATGGAAAAGACGCCGGCCGAATTTTTGCGCGAGCTCGCGAGCCAGTCCGAGCGGCATCCGCGAACGGTCAAGCGAGTCACCGAGGCCCTGTTGGCCGAAGGCCAGGATCCGTATATGCCGCTTGTCTCCGTGATTGAGACCACGCCCGGCGACGAGGCACGCCGCCAGACGTATGTGAAGGTCACCGGGCTCGCCATCTTTCGCGGCCCGCGGATGGTCGGGGTGCTCAAGGGCCGCGAGGCCGACGGCGTGCTGTGGGCCCTCGGCGAGATCAAACGGCCGACCGTGACGGTGCCGGCCCCACACGGCACGGGCCACATTTCGGTCATCGTCACGAGGTACCGGACGCGCGTCGCCATGCACCGGGATGGCGAGGGCGTCTCCTGCCGGATCACGGTGAAGGCGATGGGGACGCTCGCCGAAAACGCGTCCCCGTATATGTACGAGGTCACTCAGAACTTGCCGCGCCTCGAACATGAGGCGTCCCTCGAGATTGCGGACGAGATTGCGGCGGGGATGAAGGCGCTACAGGCCATGCGCGCGGATCCGGTGGGGCTGTGCAACCGCGTGTATCGGCTCTATCCCGCGCTCTGGCACGCAAAGAAGCAAGACTGGCGCGAATCGCTCTACGCCCACATCCCGGTTGACGTGCACGTCGAGCTCGATCTTCGCAACAGCGGCAACGCGACGTCTCCGGTGGCGATTCCGGAGGAGGATTTGAAGGCGTGA
- a CDS encoding spore germination protein, with protein MEVKSGVRIRPRRRPQGSAVQPGAEQGREAQSGGEQESGARGPGAPETSVLAKRRTRASADRRGQGRGAGGTSAGAPPAQSEPGGYASQQQLYRGLEDNLAVLHELFHGCSDVQFRHLELEASRHAALVYFTAMVALDELSDEALEPLLTAFHPHTVGDYDPKQLAGRSLPVAQADVVRTIDDVVDAIVLGRAVLFVDGFDAAISLTTTSPPRRAISEPETESVVRGPREGFTEDITVNMSLLRQKLRTPKLKSIPYYVGSYTKTEVRLVYIEGLADEQVIAEAKRRIEGIEIDGVLESGYLEELIEDQPLSPFPQFQYSERPDTVAAQLLEGRFAILTNGTPFALVAPVTWWQFLQASEDYYERFFLVYLVRVLRYVSLFIALFLPAMYIAVTTYHQDMLPTNLVISIAAARESIPFPAIIEALIMELTFEALREAGIRLPRAVGHAVSILGALVIGEAAVEAGIVSAPMVIIVALTGIASFTVPRYNAAIAIRLLRFPMMLLGAVLGMFGLVIGVMWVTVHLCKLRSFGVPYLSGFAPYKRQEVKDLFVRPPWWEMVYRPSSYAHQNRKRMNKQMMPRPEGNPQ; from the coding sequence ATGGAGGTGAAAAGTGGTGTGCGCATTCGCCCGAGGCGCCGGCCGCAGGGGAGCGCAGTCCAGCCGGGCGCCGAACAGGGCAGAGAGGCGCAATCGGGCGGCGAACAGGAGAGCGGTGCGCGCGGCCCCGGAGCGCCGGAAACGTCTGTACTGGCGAAGCGCCGGACCAGGGCGTCGGCGGATCGCCGGGGTCAGGGCCGTGGCGCAGGTGGGACATCCGCGGGCGCTCCGCCGGCGCAGTCGGAGCCAGGCGGCTACGCGTCCCAACAGCAGCTTTACCGCGGTCTCGAAGACAATCTCGCGGTGCTGCACGAGCTATTCCACGGCTGCTCGGATGTCCAGTTCCGCCATCTCGAGCTTGAGGCCTCGCGCCACGCCGCGCTCGTCTATTTCACAGCCATGGTGGCGCTCGACGAACTGAGCGATGAGGCGCTGGAGCCGCTTTTGACAGCGTTTCACCCGCACACCGTCGGCGACTACGATCCGAAGCAGTTGGCCGGGCGGTCACTGCCGGTGGCCCAGGCGGACGTGGTGAGGACCATCGACGACGTGGTGGACGCCATTGTCCTGGGGCGGGCCGTGCTGTTCGTCGACGGATTTGACGCCGCCATCTCGCTCACCACCACGTCGCCTCCGCGCCGCGCCATCTCGGAGCCGGAAACCGAGTCCGTGGTCCGCGGGCCGCGCGAGGGGTTCACCGAGGACATCACCGTGAATATGTCGCTGTTGAGGCAGAAACTGCGCACGCCGAAGCTGAAGTCCATCCCGTATTACGTGGGCTCGTACACCAAGACGGAGGTCAGGCTGGTGTACATCGAGGGCTTGGCTGACGAGCAGGTCATCGCGGAGGCCAAGCGCAGGATCGAGGGAATTGAGATCGATGGCGTTCTCGAGAGCGGATATTTGGAGGAGCTCATCGAGGATCAGCCGCTGTCACCGTTTCCCCAGTTTCAGTACTCGGAGCGGCCGGACACGGTCGCGGCGCAGCTTCTTGAGGGTCGATTTGCCATCCTCACAAACGGGACGCCGTTTGCGCTGGTGGCTCCGGTGACGTGGTGGCAGTTCCTGCAGGCGAGCGAGGACTACTATGAGCGCTTCTTTCTGGTGTATCTGGTGCGCGTGCTGCGCTATGTCTCCCTGTTCATCGCCCTGTTTCTCCCGGCCATGTACATCGCGGTGACCACGTATCACCAGGACATGCTGCCCACCAATCTCGTCATCAGCATCGCGGCGGCCCGGGAGAGCATTCCGTTTCCGGCCATCATCGAGGCGTTGATCATGGAACTCACGTTCGAGGCGCTCCGCGAGGCGGGCATCCGCCTCCCGCGAGCTGTGGGGCATGCCGTGAGCATCCTGGGCGCACTCGTCATCGGGGAGGCGGCAGTGGAAGCCGGCATTGTCTCGGCGCCAATGGTCATCATTGTGGCCTTGACCGGCATCGCTTCGTTCACGGTGCCGAGGTACAACGCCGCCATCGCCATTCGCCTGCTGCGCTTTCCCATGATGCTCCTCGGCGCCGTGCTCGGCATGTTCGGCCTGGTCATCGGCGTCATGTGGGTCACCGTGCACCTGTGCAAGCTGCGCTCGTTTGGCGTCCCGTATCTCTCTGGTTTCGCACCCTACAAGCGCCAGGAGGTCAAGGATTTGTTCGTCCGGCCGCCCTGGTGGGAGATGGTGTATCGGCCTTCTTCGTACGCCCACCAGAACCGCAAGCGCATGAACAAGCAGATGATGCCTCGCCCGGAAGGCAACCCGCAATGA